The window TAGGTGATCCCGTTTCCGCCTGTCCATTGCGCAATCGTCTGCATTGTCATGAGCAGCCAGAATCGCTGGCGATAGTTGGAATCCGTTTGCGTTTCCTTGAACGCAGACCAGTGCGTGACAGAAGCCAGGTCGGACACTCGTTCTTTCATCTGCGCGTCAATCGTATCAAATTCCTTCTCCAAGTCCGGGTCATCAACGGACAAGCCGCGCAAGCGCGCCAGTACCTCCCGCGCTTCCTTGTGTCGCTGCTTCGAGACAAGGTACCGGGGGGTCTCGGGACAAAGAAAGGACAAGCCGAACGCGATCCCGACCGGGATGAGAGGGATCGCCTGAACTAAACGGTACTGGGCGCGGGTGGCCGCCATGTGGACACTGGCGCCGTAATTGATGAAGAACCCTGCAATTGGTCAGAACGAGAGCCGATCATCGACCGGAACGGGTAGCAGCACGAACCCAtggccagcatggccagTAGAATCACCATGTACACGCTAACGACCAGGCCCCTGGTCCTTGCAGGTGCGATCTCGGATAGGTACATTGGTGCGGCGACCGTCAGCACGCCGGCACCCAAGCCACTCCAGATCCGGGCAAAGAGCAGCAAGCCATAGATACCGGATGAAAACACCTGCATGAATATCCCCGACGCCCACAGCACGCAGGCCAGTCGCCACGCCACGAGTCTCCCTAGCCGATCGTTCAAATCTAGCGCGAATAGGGCCCCGAAGGCCGCGCCCAGCACactgaaggagatgatgtTGGCGGAGCGGTTGGCCAGTCCGGTCGGGTCGTCTGTCCAGTGGGATTGGATCAGATTGAAATCAGCCTCGAAGGACGGAAGATTGACGCTGGCGCTGTAGCCACCCTCATCGTAACCTGGGCCGCAAGGAACTTGTCAGACAAGTTTCAAAAGGGATGTATGAATCTGCTTATGTACCTTTGGGAATACTGCCGCATGCGATGACGAACACCACTAGGGCATAGTAGGGGTTCGTTGCCCAGCGTGAGTCGGACCATTTCATGGTGGCACGAGGGAGCACGCAGATTGTGGAGAGAACCCCAACAGGGCCCAGAACGAACCAACAAGGAATCCGGGGAAGCTGGTGGAGATGATAGGCATGCAGTTATAATCACGTCATGGCGCGTCGGTGGGTTGTGGTgaagcaagagagagagagagggcgAGGACCCTCGGCATCCCGTcgggaaaaggaaaaatTCGGTCAACTTCCGAACCAAGCCAAGACTGCTTAACAATACCCAGCACATCACCACAAGCCAAATAATGAAGATCAGTAGGGATtgctcttccagctggagCTACGGGAATATGTGGCAGCACACGCTGgaaattattattattattgttgttgttgttgttcatCGCGTTACATGGTGCCACTCTCGACACCCACTTTGGGTCCCCACGGCCGAGATGAAGCCTTCGCCATGGGGGGCCTTGCCGGACGACTTCCGTCCTGCATCCAGTGGGTCTACGGAAAGGCCGATCTGAGCGATCTTGAGCCAGCACCGAGCATGCTAGGCGGCAGACTTTTCTTAAAATGGGGGTTGTCCTGTCCTGGTTTCTCACCAAATCAAAGCGGTCGTGACGGACATCAGCCCATGGGCGTGGCATGATATCGATCAGGGCGGGTTTAAGGGCCTCCAACCGTCACGATGTCTGGTCTCCGGTTAGTTGATACTCAGACGTGCCGCTTGTAGACTATACAAGCCAACTCTACCCCATCTCTGTGCGCCGTATCGTTAGGGTTCGCCATGCTCACATCGGCCCAGATGAAACCTGCCTTGTTGACCGGCCATCCTTGCATATCGCTCGCCGCGCCGTCACTTAACCAACATGAGCAACGGCGGCCCACTCATACTTCGGTTGCACCTCTTCTAAAACAACGGATCCCACCGCACTCGTGGGATAGCCACATTCATGTCGTGGAGCCACAGCGGTTTCCAGTCTCGCCAGCTGCTTTGTATCAGCCCTCAACGCACACGTTGGTGGACGCCCTGGCCTTTGAGTCCACTCTGGGGATCCAGAATATGGTCTTGGTGCAACCGTCAGTTTACGGGTCCGACAATTCCTGTCTCATGGATGCACTCACGAAAATCGGCCCTGAGCGCGGCCGTGGCATCGTGGTGGTTGATCCCACTACTGTCCCGACAGAGACGCTGAACGAGTGGCATGCCCTGGGCGTGCGCGGACTGCGAGTCAATCTCCAGTCCATCGGAAGAGTGATGGATcagatggagctggagaggaCATTAATTCAGCATGCTGACATTGCTCGGCCACGGAACTGGATTGTCGAGGTGTACCTCCCACTGAACATGGTTCCTCTTTTCGAACCGATTGTGCCTCGCCTCGGTATCCGCATCTGCATCGATCATTTTGGCAGCCCAGAGTTGTCTTCTGTATTGCGCTACCACGATCGCACACCCTTTGACCCATACGCCCTACCTGGTTTCCGGTCTTTGATTTCTCTGCTGCGTGGAGGCCACACATATATCAAAGTGTCTGCGCCGTACCGTCTCAGCAAAGACCAGCATCTACGTGATCTCCTGATAATGGCGCGAGAGTTCTTGCATGTGGCCCCTGGCCGTGTCATCTACGCAACAGACTGGCCACACACACGCTTTACTGGAGTTGACATCGGTCCCTTTACTGAGAGCTGCCTGCAGCTATGCGCCGATAAGCCAGGATTAGCTGAGAGGCTTTTCCGCAGGAACACAGAAGAGATGCTTGGTATGCTCACTGTATGACTGGGGCTTGGTGGTCTGTGATTATACATTTGTTTCGGCGTTTGAGCGTTGTTATGGAGCGCAATCCTGCATCGGAAGCGCAGTTGTGCTCGGCACAATCTATCATTATTGGGCCCGGTAGATACGTCTTGTGGGGGTGCAGCTGTCAATAATGTTACGAACCAAACGAAATTTCTTGACCTGTGGATTCGGAAGTTGGCCGCCGCCAATCCTCTCGGGCACTCTCCGGCTGATCTCTACTCTTCTTGTCCTAACTGGCACTGACATATGATACGATGATATTCCGCGATGTCTGCCGGCCGTACATTATGAACGAATAAGCACGCTGGCCTTCAGCCTATTTTCCAATCCCTTAGAAATTCGACAAATCGAGTCACCGACCCCAGCATCCGAGGACTACTCCTTCACTTCCATCACCCGGTATCCCATGGTTTCACTTTTTTAAACATTCGCCGCATCCTGGAAGACAACGTGCGAAGTGCAAATGTATTCCGGGCCCTATCCAGATCCCAGTCCCGATTAGCATGTATTTACGGTGTGTACCATGATGGAATGGCCAACTCACAATTGTATAGCAGCATGCAGGCCGAGATTGATCCTCACATAGCTGAGGTACCTTCAATTCATCACCTATGCCGATTGCCCACTGTTAGCATATACGACACGACAAAAGCTAGAACGCCAAGTTAAAACATACAGTCCGTAGCCTGGTTGGCCTTGGGATTGTGCTCCGCTGGCTTGAAGCCCCGGCAGCAGTAGGGCTGCTGGATCATCCCCGTGTGGTCAGCGGCGAATCCGCATTGCatgttgatcttcttcgactCCACGCCTAGGGCGAGAGTTGAGACGAAGGCGGCAAGGATGGTTGACACGTGCATGTTGGCTGGATTTATAATGATCGGAAAGGTAAGATGTTTTGGTCGGTTCGGAGAGAGGATATCGATGTACTTTATTGATGAGAATAATAATTAGGTCCTGCAGTCTACGTGGACGCTCGTGGGACAGGGCCGATTATGTTCGTTCCTGCATACGCCAGGCACTTCATTCGTCCCCTTGCATGTTTGGCATTCTTGCGCGAATGTCGAGGGCGTTGGGCAGATTCCTGCCGCGGGGATGAACTTGCTCCTGTCGTCATCCCATCACATGCTTGTGGTCCTGGCTGCCATCAAGGGATACTACATAGGACCATCTGGACTTGAGACAGAGAGGGCGTCGCCCGTCACCTGATCCGATCCGATCAGGCATCCTTTTGTTGAGGCCCCAACGCTGACATAAGGGATCCCCATCAACACGGCGACAGGCCCCCgcggcctcctcatcctctctctctctctctctcaaaACAGTCATGAAGCACGCCTCTTATAATCCCGCCGAAATGGACCGCAATGCTTATATCCCTTTTTGCTTTTGCCTCATCTCtttcgccgtcatcgccTATACCCACTAGTTACCTAGTTGCCTGTCTCATGTACGCCACCGAAAGTACAGCTGGAGATGGCCCCGTCACAACTTCTCCGGCGAATTTCCCAAGAAAACCGTACAAATACCTGCAATCCGTTCCCTCGAACCCAAGGTCCTCTCTTACCGCGAACGGCTTCCCCTTCAGATAGGATGGCTGCATATGCGCAACTCTCCGTGAACTTCTAGAGACTCAATTCCGTGGCCTTCTATATCTCTGGAACGCTTTCCGAAAACCGACCATAAAGGAGAAGGCACTCATGAGAGAAGCGCGACGCCAGGCTAGTGAACTCCGGGTGTCCCCTGCTGGTCAACACAAGCATAGTCTGCTAGGGCAGTGTGATGCTGCTCGAAATCAAAGATACGCATTACAGACCTGTCGTATCGCTTTCGTGAAGCGGGCGATACAGCGGAGGGAGTGACTTGTGGGGTAGGTTCTGTAGAGGGGCGATTTCAGTGATGCAAACCTAGTTCGTCGTGATGACAGTCCGGCTAACCTGTTGATGCAAGGTCTCAGTGAATCGGGAGAACCAGTGTAGAAAATGCGAGAGAGATTGTCTGCAGGTTATTGGCTTGTGGACCCCCATGGACCGAGGCGAAGACGGtcatctttccttctcctttcttttgTTTGATTGATCTGTCATTATTGTCTCCAGCATGTCACGACTCAGATGAGTTTGGGTTGTGACCTAGACTGGCTGGACCGCCTGTTGATATTCTGAACATAAAATGTAGCATGCTACTTACAGCTAGCAATGTTTTCTCCCAATGGTATTGTTGAGGTATTCCTGGTCCGTGGAAGCGGCTAGGCTGCCGTGCGGCCACCCCTACTCTTTTACGACCATTGCGGCCACGGCGGACTAGAAAAAGCAGGAAAAGTAGAGGCAGGTGTTCTTAGGGAGATGGTTATTAATTTTGCTAAACGCATTCATCCACGCCTCTGTGAGTTACTCGACCGGCCATACAACTGTAATCTGCGCCCCGTGGCCAGCTTATTGTTCGGGCGGAACAACCCTGCAGCCGGGGGCTCCAATAATCCACCGGAGTCTTTCCCAAATAATACACTCTCAGCGTCCCTCGTTCTCCGAGGCTCACCTCCCCCAGTCTCAGGAGATGAGTAGTGCAGTGTGCGCCACATGGCGACTTCCGTGCTCGAGGCTCCAAGCCTCGAGAGCGCTGCCTTTAGTGACGCTGAGCCCTGCCAGTCGCGATCTCCGCATTGCTCCGCCGTGGCGCCTATCGTCAAACATATCTAGACGTCCCTTTGGCTCACTGTACCATTTCTTCCACACAGAATATCGACCGACACCACCCTCAATTCATCCGCCATGCCGTATACGGACCACCGTCTCTAGCAGAATGCAGACAACCTCGACTCCTCTTGACCCCAAACCAAAGAAACTGCGTGACGACAACACCTGGGAGGACCCCTTCACCACTACCGAGATCAAGAAAATATACGGCCACACAAGGAAGATATCGCCGAAATTGGGCAACCGGGTTCTGGCGCTCCTACACTCTCGTCGCTTGTCTGGCACGCTCGACATCAACCTACCTGCCGAAGTTACCCGCACGGTCCCCCAATCCCAAATCGATAAGGCTTTGGAATGGCTTCGTGCAAACTATCccgtcgacgaggatgctTGTATCATGCAGCGGATtgagagagaagagcttgaggacgaagaaaaaTACAACTACCACCCGCAAAGCGGTTCCTATGGAGCCCAGCTTGGTGAGCAGAATGATGCCTACGGGAGGAGTGTCTTTCAAAAAATGCGCGAGAAAAATGAGAAGCAGTATtttgaagaagaagagcgcaagcgcaaggcaTGGCTGGAAGGCGAAGCGCAGGAGTACGAACAGATGCGACGTCAAGTGAAGGGGAACACGAAATTGCAGAAGTTTGAAGAGGCAGCTGTTGTAGAAGGTAAGAGACCATTCCCCCTTTAGTTGATCATGACTGACGCTCGCAGCTCGCCCACGCGCGGATCCCAAAGTGAATCCATATCTGGCCTGGCGCCAGCGGCTTCACATCGAGTCTGTACCCAACCAGGTTGAGGCTGTCGATCTGACCACGGTAAGGATCATTTGAGATTATGTTCTCCGTATGTGGTTACTCATTGCTTTATAACCACAGTCTCAACGCCTTCTCCTGCCtctgctcttttcttttctcaccCTCGGTCTCTGCTATGTGTTCGCTCAAAACTACGAGCCTCCCCAGCGGCAGGACCGTCTCTGGCCGGATGTACCTCCAGCACTTGCGACTGTTGGGACCATCGTTGCAGCCAATATCGCTGTTACCATTATGTGGAGACACATCCCGCCTTCATGGAAGTTGCTCAACCGATTCTTTGTCATTGTTCCCTTCTACCCCCATTCAGTCAGCTTGATTGGAAGCATGTTTAGCCATCAGACCTTCAAGCATCTCTTCACGAACATGCTTGTTTTGACATTTATGGGAACCCGAGGTAGGCTACCAACTTCTCCATTTTCAAGACACCAACCGGTGCTAAGTTTCTTTTCAAAGTTCACGATGAACTCGGCCGCGGAAACTTCCTGGCCATCTATCTGGCCTCCGGCGTGGTGGGCTCGATGATGTCGCTTACGAATTTTGTCTTGTTGAGCCAGTTGGGCATGTCCTCCCTCGGAGCGAGCGCGGGCACTAGCGGTATTGTTGCTGCATGGTGCATGTTCCATTCCAAGTTCGTTCTTTCACACAAATTCGTCTCCATGTCTTCGTAACTGACCCCATGAAACAGCGACAAAGTTACCCTGTGGATTTTACCCCGCGAGTGGAGAGATGTTATCTGGACCCACGGCTGGATGTTTCTGTCTGGCTTAATTGCAATTGAAGTTCTCAGCATAGCAGCCCCTGCCCGTCTCTTGTCGTTCTTTCCTCTGTCGCGGCTACTGAAGATGGACCACGTCGCTCACTTAGGTGGTTACCTTACCGGCGCGGGGTGTGGATATGCCTTGTCTAAGACCCATCCTCCCCGGAAATTCGTTTCCAGAGATTTGCCGGCACAAAGGTCAGCAATAAATCGAAGGTCGACTTGAGCATGGTAGATTTCGCTCGATGGAGCGAATCTCGAATTTCTTTTCGATTCGATTGAACAGTAGTGTCTCGGTTTCTGATAATATGTGTCTGTCTCAAGACCACTACAATGAAAATGTACCATAGGGTTATTCTCAGTCCCAATAACACCATTCACTGAATAAGTGAAACCGTATCCCGCAAGAAGTTCTTTGAGCGACATTGTGCGAAGAAAGGAACGAACATAGGTGGAGAGATGGTCAGCCTCCTTTGTTTGGAGAAAAGTAAGCCTTACAATGCACTGAGACTCGGTGGGTCAACCCAGTCATAATCATTGTCCAGTCTtatgaaaaaaaaagatctcGGTGTTTCCAAGATCGATCAATTGCTGTCTCGAGATCAAATACTAAAGAGTTGGGGTAAAAGACAGCCCACAATGGAATAAGCCACAGACGTCCTGAAACACTCGACAAAGACCTAGTACAAATATAAACGGAAATCTTCTCTTGACGGAGATACCCTTCCAGTTTCTTTTGAAAGAAGACTGTGTCGGTATATTCCATCGGTCTTGTCCCAGAGATAAATATTTAAAACCGACTAATCCCCGTCCTTGTGGAATATGACCTGCATCCCTATCACTTagaacaacaacatcaaaTCCACAGCAATCCCAGCTTTGCCTGTCCCATTCCACTGCAAACCCACCGTTGAACCAAGACAAACCGACCATCTACCAAGCAACGTCAAGCAAACAGCCTCGCTACCCACACGAAGCTAAAAATCTAAACCCTCACTCGGTTCAACCGCAGCAGATCGTATTCTCCAGAATTGCAGGTCCCACTTCGTCATCTCGGAAAACTCCAAGGTAAAGAGCCAGAATGTTTGGACGATTCTACGCCGAAACTCACTCTCAGCAgcgccaccaccgccgccgcgacAACGATGCCCAACAGTTCCAAGATGCCCACATCCACTGGGTGAACATCTCCTTCAGTGCCGGCGATGTCATGACGCCTGACTGGGACCTCTTCGAGGTCGCCAAACTGGCCATCCGTGGCGGTCGCGCCAGCATCAGCAGCCGGCCGAGCATGCATGGATGCAGCCTCATATACTCTGTCAAGGTCGAGGGTACCTTCACCCACCGGGACGGCATCCTTATCGCAGCCGACGCTCTTATTTGCGGATATCAGCGGGAAATTGACCAGGGTCGGGGTCCAGGTTTGTTCCCTCGCAAGTGGGTGTTCAGTGGCATTGCGCCTTATTGACCAGTTCCCACCGCAGGACGTTTCGAGGGATCGCGCAGTGAATGGTAGTTCGTGCTCTGAGTTTCGAGTTTTTGGAATTTGTTTTCCTTAGGGAGTTGTGATTCTTTGTCCCGCCATATAGACTGCTAGGGAATCTGCAATAGATTGTGCtgtttgtcttttctttttgagaTTGTAGAACGTACCCTTCACTGAATTGTCTCGTTGTTGTTCATTTCTCAACCCATCATCATTGGCCAGACCCAACCATGGGTTTCTGTGACTAACTGAGTTTCGCCGCCTCCGAGAGATTCTTCGCCTCTTCTTAGTTCTAATTAATGATTATTACCCCGGATGCCGCCGACCTAGTTCTTCCCCGCCGAACATGGAGGATTCAATGGCCCCGATCTTCACAGAGACTGGGGCACTCGCAGAACCCTTCAACGGCGCGACTCTGCccgtggaagaagaagccttcctctccccagggaccttctccagcgcggaTGAGTACGCCGCCAACCCCCGATTCCTTGAATTACAGGAAGAGTTGCGAGGCGTGCTCTTCTCAGCTGTTGCTAGCCTCGAACCCAACAGCTACACATCGCCTGTCCCCTCTTCGCCGACCGAGGGACTGGGCTCGAGGGCATCGCGACAAAGCCTCGACTTTACGCGCGTGTCCATCCCAAAGATCCGATTAATCTATTATCTCAAAAATTGGATTACCGAATGTGCACCATACCTCGACAAGTTTGACGAGGCACGTCACTTTGGTGTGCACATTCCCATTCTCGCACAGCGATCGCCGGCGCTGTTCTACGCCATCCTTGCTTTCTCCGCTCGCCAAACCGAGCGAAAGGCGTGTCTCGACACGGCATATGATAGTCTCGAACTGTATCAGGAGTCTATCCGGCTACTTGCGCCGTGCCTGCAAGCCAAGGACCCCAATGTACTCGTGACAGTGTGCA of the Penicillium psychrofluorescens genome assembly, chromosome: 1 genome contains:
- a CDS encoding uncharacterized protein (ID:PFLUO_000049-T1.cds;~source:funannotate), which translates into the protein MKWSDSRWATNPYYALVVFVIACGSIPKGYDEGGYSASVNLPSFEADFNLIQSHWTDDPTGLANRSANIISFSVLGAAFGALFALDLNDRLGRLVAWRLACVLWASGIFMQVFSSGIYGLLLFARIWSGLGAGVLTVAAPMYLSEIAPARTRGLVVSVYMVILLAMLAMGFFINYGASVHMAATRAQYRLVQAIPLIPVGIAFGLSFLCPETPRYLVSKQRHKEAREVLARLRGLSVDDPDLEKEFDTIDAQMKERVSDLASVTHWSAFKETQTDSNYRQRFWLLMTMQTIAQWTGGNGITYYVTDIFKSEIRMAMIVHEANILGFYRYAGITGNAESLVSSGAYGIVKLVFTMAFTWGLIDVLGRRRCVLAGLALQLAAHIYMGAYMGLRPGSASNASASDAAVASVFVYAVGWSIGLCTIPYLYGTEIFPTRIRNVSYAISMALHWFFQFAVVRVTGNMFVSLDVWGAYLFWAIICVLGLVILGIWMPETKGVPIERMGDLFDGPWYLRWCAKAHEWSEPPVSSVAEIGDEKAPKPGNTAL
- a CDS encoding uncharacterized protein (ID:PFLUO_000050-T1.cds;~source:funannotate); translated protein: MLTSAQMKPALLTGHPCISLAAPSLNQHEQRRPTHTSVAPLLKQRIPPHSWDSHIHVVEPQRFPVSPAALYQPSTHTLVDALAFESTLGIQNMVLVQPSVYGSDNSCLMDALTKIGPERGRGIVVVDPTTVPTETLNEWHALGVRGLRVNLQSIGRVMDQMELERTLIQHADIARPRNWIVEVYLPLNMVPLFEPIVPRLGIRICIDHFGSPELSSVLRYHDRTPFDPYALPGFRSLISLLRGGHTYIKVSAPYRLSKDQHLRDLLIMAREFLHVAPGRVIYATDWPHTRFTGVDIGPFTESCLQLCADKPGLAERLFRRNTEEMLGMLTV
- a CDS encoding uncharacterized protein (ID:PFLUO_000051-T1.cds;~source:funannotate), translating into MHVSTILAAFVSTLALGVESKKINMQCGFAADHTGMIQQPYCCRGFKPAEHNPKANQATDCDELKVPQLCEDQSRPACCYTIGPEYICTSHVVFQDAANV
- a CDS encoding uncharacterized protein (ID:PFLUO_000052-T1.cds;~source:funannotate) — encoded protein: MQTTSTPLDPKPKKLRDDNTWEDPFTTTEIKKIYGHTRKISPKLGNRVLALLHSRRLSGTLDINLPAEVTRTVPQSQIDKALEWLRANYPVDEDACIMQRIEREELEDEEKYNYHPQSGSYGAQLGEQNDAYGRSVFQKMREKNEKQYFEEEERKRKAWLEGEAQEYEQMRRQVKGNTKLQKFEEAAVVEARPRADPKVNPYLAWRQRLHIESVPNQVEAVDLTTSQRLLLPLLFSFLTLGLCYVFAQNYEPPQRQDRLWPDVPPALATVGTIVAANIAVTIMWRHIPPSWKLLNRFFVIVPFYPHSVSLIGSMFSHQTFKHLFTNMLVLTFMGTRVHDELGRGNFLAIYLASGVVGSMMSLTNFVLLSQLGMSSLGASAGTSGIVAAWCMFHSKFVLSHKFVSMSS
- a CDS encoding uncharacterized protein (ID:PFLUO_000053-T1.cds;~source:funannotate) — encoded protein: MFGRFYAETHSQQRHHRRRDNDAQQFQDAHIHWVNISFSAGDVMTPDWDLFEVAKLAIRGGRASISSRPSMHGCSLIYSVKVEGTFTHRDGILIAADALICGYQREIDQGRGPGRFEGSRSEW